The Magnolia sinica isolate HGM2019 chromosome 9, MsV1, whole genome shotgun sequence genome contains a region encoding:
- the LOC131254926 gene encoding UMP-CMP kinase 4-like produces MLLLSFAINLYYFFYCSEEEMERRLLNRNQGRVHDNIETIRKRFKVFTESSLPVIEYYSSKGKVRKIDAGKPVEEVFKAVQSVFSSAVRT; encoded by the exons ATGCTCCTTTTGTCTTTTGCAATT AATTTGTACTATTTTTTTTACTGTTCAGAAGAAGAGATGGAAAGGCGCCTTTTGAATAGGAATCAG GGAAGAGTTCACGACAACATTGAGACAATCAGGAAGCGGTTCAAAGTTTTTACAGAATCCAGTTTACCTGTAATTGAGTATTATAGCTCCAAAGGGAAGGTTCGGAAG ATTGATGCTGGAAAGCCTGTTGAAGAGGTCTTCAAGGCTGTCCAAAGCGTTTTCTCTTCAGCTGTAAGAACGTAA